The genomic window GAAGTGCCGCTCCAGCACGGCCGGATACGGCGCGTCGCCGTACTCGCCCAGCATCCACAGGCCGTAAGTGGAGGCGAACAGCCCGATGCACAGGTGCGGCGCCATCTCGCGCGCCCGGAAATCCCGGCGGAAGGTCCCCGCGGCCTGCCCCGCCTCGATCCAGCCGTCCAGGCACGCCATGACCCGGTGCATGGGGTGGCCGGGCGGCGGCAAGAACTCCTTGCGGCCCTCCTGCATGCGCAGCATGTGGAAGGTGCGGGAAGTCTCGCGGAAATCCGCGAAGATGGTGGCCAAGGCGACCAGGCACGAACGCAGGGCGTCCTGGGGCGGGAGTGCCGTCCAGCCATCCAGGCGAGCCGCGACGCGGTCCTCGAGCATCCAGCCCATGAAGAACTCCGGGATGTCTTCCTTGCGGGCGAAGTAGTTGAAGACCGTGGGCCGGCTGACGTCGGCCGCGGCGGCGATCTCGTCCATGGTGGTAGCCCCGAAGCTCTTCTCCTCGAAGAGCGTGACCGCCGCGTGCGCTATCTGCCGGCGCCACTCGTCCTTCTTGGCCTTCCGCCGCGACACCGGCGCGGCATGGCTCGTCATTCGGCCAACGCTCCGGTCGGCACCGGCACCGAGCCGCCGTGGTCAGCCACGATCACTCCTGGCTGTTCGCCGCGCGGGCTGCCCAGGCGCAGGTGCCGGGTGAAGAAGCCCTTGAAGTCATCCAGCAAGGTGTAGACGACCGGCACCACCACCAGGGTGAGCAAGGTGGACGTGATCAGCCCGCCGATGACCACGACCGCCATCGGGGAGCGGAACTCCGAGCCGGCCCCTATTCCCGCCGCCATGGGCAGCATGCCCAGGACCATCGCCGCGGTGGTCATCAGGATGGGCCGCAGGCGCACCTGAGACCCGCGCAGGACGGCCTCGTGCCGGTCGTAGCCGCGATCGCGCATCGTGAGGATGAAGTCCACGATCAGGATGGCGTTCTTGGTCACGATGCCCATCAGCATGATGATGCCGATGAGCGCCATCATCCCCAGATCCTTCTGCCCGACCAGCAAGCCCAGGAAGGCGCCGCTGATGGACAGGGGGAGGGAGAACATGATGGTCAGCGGGTGCAGGAACGACCCGAACTGCAGGGCCAGGATGAAGTAGATGGCCAGCACGCCCATCACCATCGCCTGGGCGAACCCCCCGAAGGCGTCGCGTTGCTGCCGCGCCTGGCCCTCCATGTCCAGTTCGATCGAGGGCGGGAGCGCCACTTTCGGCAGTATCTCCTTGCGCAGGAGGTCCGACGCCGTCCCGACCGTGTAGCCCGGCATCAGGTTCGCCGAGACGTGTACCAGGCGCTGCCGGGCCTTGTGCTCGATGGCCGGCGGGCCGCCGACCAGGTCGAGCCTGGCCACGGCGGAGAGCGGCACGGCGCCGCGCGCCGTCTGGATGGGTAGGCTGCCCAGGTGGGTGGCGTCGGTGCGGAAGCGCGGATCGAGGCGGACCCACACGTCGACCTCCTCGCGGCCGACCGTGATGGTGCTCGGGGTGTCGCCGGTGGTCGCCAGGCGAAGCGTCGCGGCGAGTTGCCCCGTGGTCAGCCCGAGTTGCGCCATGCGCTCCTTGTCGGGGACGATGCGCAACTCGGTCTTCTGATCGTCCAGCGAGGTCTCGACATCCGCGAAGACCGGGTAACCCGCCATCAGAGAGGCGATCTGCCGCGAATGCCGCTTCAGCTCGTCGAGATCGTCCCCCTTGAGCTGCAAATCCACCGGCTTGCCGCCGCCGAACCCGAGCTGATCGGCCATGACCTTGTAGCCGGGCGCCGAGGCGAAGTCCGCGCGGATCTTGCGGGCGATCTGATCCTCGCTCTCCTTGCGTTTGCCCCGGTCCACCAGCAGGACGTAGAGGCGGGCCTCGTCGGTGTTGGCGGTGGTGCCGATCATCGTGAGGACGGTCTTGACGCCCGGGTACTGCCGGACCTTCGCGGCCACCGTGTCCCCGACCTCGATGGTGCGGGCGATGGGCGTGCCCTTGGGCAGGGCGACCCGCAGCAGGAACTCGCCCCGGTCGGCGCTGGACATGAAGGTCTTCTGGACCAGGGCCGAGAGGGCGACCCCGCCGAAGAACGTCGCGGTGGCCACGAGGACCACCACCCAGCGATGGCGCAGGCACCAGTCGAGCACCCGCGGATAGCGGCCCGTGAGGTTCCCCTCTAGGTGAATCGCCTGATCCTCTCGCCGTTTCACC from Candidatus Tanganyikabacteria bacterium includes these protein-coding regions:
- a CDS encoding TetR/AcrR family transcriptional regulator; amino-acid sequence: MTSHAAPVSRRKAKKDEWRRQIAHAAVTLFEEKSFGATTMDEIAAAADVSRPTVFNYFARKEDIPEFFMGWMLEDRVAARLDGWTALPPQDALRSCLVALATIFADFRETSRTFHMLRMQEGRKEFLPPPGHPMHRVMACLDGWIEAGQAAGTFRRDFRAREMAPHLCIGLFASTYGLWMLGEYGDAPYPAVLERHFDLLIGGLSG
- a CDS encoding efflux RND transporter permease subunit, producing MSHGTRGGFNFSTFFIKNPVTTLIMVFMLLVLGGVSFAKMPLELFPNMEFPIVIVNTVYPGASPGEVETLVTKPLEEALAGVDGLDELHSTSGDGLSSIQVRLEIGRSAKEAANDIRDKISGVLYKLPKDTRPPAYLFFNSSSAPVAHYTVTGDMSAVALGTYIKEHIKPKLEQVEGVAQIQLLGAPERTFEVSLDPERLQAYGLSVPAVLSGIQQDNYDLPGGLIDSHPRRLSLRTMGKARTLEDLASIYLATPGGAQVQLEDLGTIRDTIKDRLTYAAVDGVPAVTFSILKQTDANAVKVVEALDKRLEDMAPGLPAKIRILKASDTTRFAKDSNLAVWEHLAIGALLAVGVLYLFLRNVASMLIAGLAIPLSIVSGFILMNLSGFTFNNVTMLALSLVVGILVDDAVVDLENIYRHMENGEPPIRAAINATGEIQLAVTATTLTIIGVFVPMSVMGGFTGIWFKSFGFTVAFTVLFSLLIARTLTPMLAAYLLKVKRREDQAIHLEGNLTGRYPRVLDWCLRHRWVVVLVATATFFGGVALSALVQKTFMSSADRGEFLLRVALPKGTPIARTIEVGDTVAAKVRQYPGVKTVLTMIGTTANTDEARLYVLLVDRGKRKESEDQIARKIRADFASAPGYKVMADQLGFGGGKPVDLQLKGDDLDELKRHSRQIASLMAGYPVFADVETSLDDQKTELRIVPDKERMAQLGLTTGQLAATLRLATTGDTPSTITVGREEVDVWVRLDPRFRTDATHLGSLPIQTARGAVPLSAVARLDLVGGPPAIEHKARQRLVHVSANLMPGYTVGTASDLLRKEILPKVALPPSIELDMEGQARQQRDAFGGFAQAMVMGVLAIYFILALQFGSFLHPLTIMFSLPLSISGAFLGLLVGQKDLGMMALIGIIMLMGIVTKNAILIVDFILTMRDRGYDRHEAVLRGSQVRLRPILMTTAAMVLGMLPMAAGIGAGSEFRSPMAVVVIGGLITSTLLTLVVVPVVYTLLDDFKGFFTRHLRLGSPRGEQPGVIVADHGGSVPVPTGALAE